The following is a genomic window from Burkholderia oklahomensis C6786.
GATGCGTGATGCCGTCTTGCGCGGCAGCGCCGCCGCGCAACGCCGCCGGGAGGATATCGGGGAAACGGTGTCATTCGGATGAACGCGCGCCGATGCGCGTACGGATGCCGGATCGCGCGCTCGACTGCGACGACGCGCGCCGGATCGACGCGGCGGATGCGGCGACCGGCGGCGAGCGGTTCGGCGGCGTGGCGCGAGCGGGCCGGCGACGAGCATGGCCGAGGCCGTGAGGGTGGCGAGGGAGGCGATTGCGGCGGCGGCCGCGACGATGGTGAGGATTGCGGGGACAGCGAGAACTGCGAGAACTGCGAGAACGCTCCCCGCCGCCGCGGTCGAGGGAGAAGCGCGCGAAAGCGCGTGCGAATCAACACGCGGACGGGCGCGCGCGCCGCATCAATCCGCGCCCGTGACCCAGGCGCCGAACCACTCGCTCGGCTGCGCGATCTCGTCCTGCGCGGCGACGAGCTCGAGCTCGTAGCGGCGCGCGTCGTAGGTCGCCTTGACGACCGCGTGCACGGCGGCGAGCGTGTGCTCAAACGCGGCGCGCACGCTGTCGCCGCGCAGTCGCCGCGCGACGAAGACCGCGCTCGTCAGGTCGCCGACGCCGACCGGATGCCGCGGAAACGCATACAGCGGACGCTGGCCGATCCACGCTTCGGTCTCGGTGACGACGAGCATGTTGAAACGGTCGGCGGGGCTGTTGCGGTCGTGCAGGTGCTTGACGAGGATCACCTGCGGGCCGCGGCGGATGATCGAGCGGCATGCTTCGACGGCCTCGGCGACCGTCTCGATGCGCTGCCCCGCGAGCTTCTGCAGCTCGCCGTGATTGGGCGCCATGCCGTCCGCTAGCTCGGGCAGCTCGGCGACGATGAACTCTTCGACGCCGGGCTCGGGCCGGATGCCGCCCGTCTGTCCCATCGCGGGATCGCAGAAGTACCACGCGTTCGGGTTCGTCGCCTTCACGGTGCGCACGATCTCGACGGCGGCGCGCGCCTGCGCGGGCGAGCCGAGGAAGCCCGAAAGGACCGCGTCGCAGCGCTTCAACGCGCCGATCGCGGCGATGCCGTCGACGAGCTGCTCCATCTTCGCCGCGTCGATCGCGCTGCCCGCCCAATGACCGTACTGCATGTGGTTGGACAACTGCACGGTGTTGAGCGGCCAGACGTTGACGCCGAGCCGTTGCATCGGGAATACCGCGGCGCTGTTGCCCGCATGGCCGTAGATGACGTGCGACTGGATGCTGAGGACGTTTTTCATGATCGAGTGTGCCTGCACGCGGCCGGCTCGTCGGACTAGTCGAAAGATACATGACTTTCCCGCATTAGCGGAAACATCTGGTAATACAGTATCGCGGGTGTCGTCAATCCGTCGAAAGTAAAATTGCGCGCGGCTTGCGCGGATGTCTGGCTTGCCGTTTCCTTCTCTCTTTTCGGCTTCGACGATGTTCCAGATTCGCATAGTGTGGTTCGCGCGGCTCGCCGCGATATTTGCGGCCGCTGTCGCGGCGATGACGATGCCGGAGGCGTCGGCGTTCGCGGGCTCGCCGGGCGCCGCGTCGTCGGTTGCCGTTTCAGTTGCCGCTTCGGGCGCCGCTTCGGCTACCGCCGCGCCGCAGCCGAGCGCTTCGCCCGCCGTCGCCGCGTCGACGGGCGCGGGCGCGGGCGCGAAGGCCGGCGGCCCGGCGTACGGCGCGGAGCTCGAAGGCTTCGCGTACGCGTATCCGGTGCGTCGCTACGCGTTCACGTCGCAGCGGCAGACGCTGCAGATGGCGTACCTCGACGTGCGCCCCGAGCATCCGAACGGCCGTACCGTCGTCCTGCTGCACGGGAAGAACTTCTGCGCGGGCACGTGGGAGCAGACGATCGACGTGCTGACGAAGGCGGGCTACCGCGTCGTCGCGCCGGACCAGATCGGTTTCTGCAAGTCGACGAAGCCCGCGCGCTATCAGTACAGCTTCCAGCAGCTCGCGCACAACACGCACGCGCTCCTCGAATCGATCGGCGTGAAGGACGCGACGATCGTCGGCCATTCGACGGGCGGCATGCTCGCCGCGCGCTACGCGCTGATGTACCCGAAGGACACGCGGCAGCTCGTGCTCGTCAATCCGATCGGCCTCGAGGACTGGAAGGCGCTCGGCGTGCCGTCGCTGCCGGTCGACTACTGGTACGCGCGCGAGCTGAAGACGACCGCGGACGGCATTCGCCGCTACGAGCAGCGCACGTACTACGCGGGCGAGTGGTCGCCCGCGTACGAGCGCTGGGTGCAGATGCTCGCCGGCATGTATCGCGGGCCGGGGCGGGATGTCGTCGCGTGGAATTCGGCGCTCGTCTACGACATGATCTTCACGCAGCCGGTGGTCTACGAGTTCGGCGCGATCAAGGTGCCGACGCTGCTCCTGATCGGCGACAAGGACACGACCGCGATCGGCAAGGACGTCGCGCCGCCCGACGTCCACGCGAAGCTCGGGCGCTATCCGGCGCTCGCGAAGCGCACGCAGGCGGCGATTCCGGGCGCGGTGCTCTACGAATTCCCGTCGCTCGGCCACGCGCCGCAGATCCAGGATCCGGCGACGTTCCACAAGGCGCTGCTCGACGGGCTCGCGAACGTGAAGCCCGCGCACGCGACGCACGCGGCGAGCGAGTAGGCATCGCCGCGGGATGACGCGAGGTTCGGCGGGGCGGGGATGGGGGCGCGTTCCCGGTTCGCGTCCGCGTCCCGACTGTCCGGGCATCGCCGCGCAGTCGTTCGTCGTTCCGATGCGAGGGCATTCACGCGGCGGCGTCCGTATTCCTGCGCGATGTATTTTCGTATCGGTATCGGTATCGGTATCGACGCCGCCGTCATATCGCGCCGCATTCGCGCCGCCGCGGCACGTCAATCCGCCACGCCGCCGCTTCCCCCGTCATCAACCCGCCGCTTCGTCGCGAAGCTCGTCGCGCACCTGCGCGGCGATTTCATACGAACGCAGCCGCGCGCCGTGATCGTGGATCTGCGCGGCGACGATCAGCTCGTCCGCGCCCGTCTGCGCGATCAGCCGCCGCAGCCGCTCGCGTACCGTGTCGCGCGAACCGATCGCCGCGAACGACAGCGCGTGCGCGACGTTGGCGAGCTCCAGCTCGGTCGCGCCGAGCGCGTCGAGCGACTCGACAGGCGGCGGCAGCTGCCCGGGCGTGCCGCGCCGCAGGTTCAGGAACTGCTGCTGCAGCGACGTGAAGAGGCGCCGCGCTTCGTCGTCGGTGTCGGCGGCGAACACGTTCACGCCGACCATCGCATACGGCTTCGCGAGTGCGGCGGACGGCCGGAACTGCGCGCGGTACACGTCGAGCGCGCGCATCAGGTAGTCGGGTGCGAAATGTGACGCGAACGCGAACGGCAGCCCAAGCATCGCGGCGAGCTGCGCGCTGAAGAGGCTCGAGCCGAGCAGCCAGATCGGCACGTCGAGCCCCGCGCCCGGCACCGCGCGCACGCGCTGGCCGGGGACGGGCGCGGCGAAGTAGCGCTGCAGCTCGACGACGTCGTCCGGGAACGAATCCGCGCTGCCGATCAGATCGCGCCGCAGCGCGCGGGCCGTCGTCTGGTCGGTGCCGGGCGCGCGCCCGAGGCCGAGATCGATGCGTCCGGGATAGAGCGACGCGAGCGTGCCGAACTGCTCGGCGATCACGAGCGGCGCGTGGTTCGGCAGCATCACGCCGCCCGAGCCGACGCGGATCGTCTGCGTCGCGCCCGCGACGTGGCCGATCACGACCGCGGTCGCCGCGCTCGCGATGCCGGGCATGTTGTGGTGCTCGGCGAGCCAGTAGCGGCGATAGCCGAGGCGCTCGGCGTGCCGGGCGAGATCGACGGAGTGGCGAAATGCCTGTGCGGCGTCGGCGCCGGCGGGAATCGGCGCGAGGTCGAGGACGGAAAACGGAATCATGGCGACGTGAAGACCGGTGGCATAGGGGACGGAACGCGGGCCGACGCGCATGCGGCGCGGCCTGCCGATGATGCGTGCACGCAACAGACGCCGTCGATTGTGCCAAAGCGTTCCGGATCGCGTCGGCGGCCGAAAGATGTCCCTGCCGGCGACAGGGGCGAGCGCAGGCGTCAACGTGACGCGGCGCGGCGCGAAAGATTGTTCTGTAATAGACTGTAATCACGAGAAATCTGATGAAATCTGCACCGATTTGGCTGGAGTATTTCATCTGGTACAAAAATCCACAGAAACCCTTACGTTTTGGACGGCGTGCGTCCTGCAAAGCGCTTACGCTAATACAAGGGCAATTGCGTGGAAATTGACCGCATCTGCGTGGATCTGCCGTTCAGCAACAGTGCTTTTCGGCACGCGCGGCAAGCGTTGTCCGCGTGTCGCTGCTAAAATTCGCGGCCTACACACCAATCGCGCTCACGGATTCCGTTCTATTCTCCCTGCGCTTGCCGCGAAAAGTCGCACGAGGAGCCTCGGGATAGCGGCCGCACGGCCGGTTCCGGTGCGTTGCGCGTCGTTGAAAGTGCAAGTAAGAGGAGTTGGGATCGTGTTCGAAATCGTCCCCGCCGAAACATCGCGTTCCCGTTTTGTCTGCCGCCCGATCGCTCGGAGGCGCGCGGCATGACGGGATCGCTTTCCATTGTCGAATGGGCGCTGCTCGCGCTCACCTGCGCGTCGTGCGGCTACGCGGTGCTCGCCGCGTTCGCGCCCGCGCCGCGCGTGCCGCGCACGGCCGCCCGCGACGGCTTCGAGCCCGTCAGCGTGCTGAAGCCGCTGTGCGGATCGGAGCCGCATCTGCACGAGAATCTCGCGACCTTCTGCGAGCAGCGGCACCCGCGCTACCAGTTGCTGTTCGGCGTCGCGTCGGCCGCCGATCCGGCCGTCGCCGTCGTGCGCCGGCTGCAGGCCGACTACCCCGACAGCGACATCGAGCTCGTGATCGACGCGCGCGTGTACGGCTCGAACCTGAAGGTCAGCAATCTCGTCAATCTCGCCGAGCGCGCGCGCTACGGCCGCATCGTGATCGCCGACAGCGACATCGCCGTCGAGCCCGATTATCTGACCCGCGTGACGGCGCCGCTCGCCGATCCGTCGGTCGGCGTCGTCACTTGCCTGTATCATGCGCGCAGCGTCGGCGGCTTCTGGACGCGGATCGGCGTGCAATTCGTCGATGCGTGGTTCGCGCCGTCGGTCCGGATTACCCATCTCGGCGGGTCGAGCCGCTTCGGGTTCGGCGCGACGCTCGCGCTGACGCGCGCGACGCTCGACGCGATCGGCGGCTTCAAGGCGCTGAAGGACGAGCTCGCGGACGACTACTGGCTCGCCGAGTTGCCGCGCCGCCTCGGGCTGCGCACGGTGCTCTCCGAGGTGAACGTGGCGACGGACGTCGCGGAGCCGTCGTTCGCGCCGCTGTGGCTGCGCGAGACGCGCTGGCTGCGCACGATCCGCTCGCTGAATCCGGCTGGGTTCGCATTCCTGTTCATCACGTTCACCGCGCCGTGGCTCGCTATCGGCGCGGCGCTCGCCGCGTGGCTCGGCACGACGTCGGCGGCGGGCGCGACGGCCGGCGCGGCGGCCGCGATCGGCACGGTCGCGCGGCTCGCGCTGCATGCACGCGGCTCGGCCGGCTGGCGCGCGTTCTGGCGCGATTTGCCGGTCGTGCCGGTGCGCGACGCGCTGCTCGCACTCGAGTGGCTCGCCGCCGCGTTCGGCACGCAGGTCGTGTGGCGCGGCGCGCGGATGACGGTCGTCGGCGGCGATGCGCGCGCGACGGTCGTGGAGGCGGGCGACGGGCGCTGAAGGGCGCCGGACACATACATGGGATGCGCGGGCGGCGACAGGCGGCCCGCGGTTTTCGAAACGAAACATTTGCACTCGAACGAATTGATATCTATGCAGCAGGCTACCGGAGCATTCATGAAAACGCTGTTCTTGCAGGCCCCGTCGTACGACGGCTTCGACGGCGGCGCGGGCTCCCGCTATCAGGCGAAGCGCGAGATCCGATCCTTCTGGTATCCGACGTGGCTCGCGCAGCCGGCCGCGCTCGTGCCGGGCAGCCGCGTCGTCGACGCGCCGGCCGACGGCCTGTCGGTCGAAGCGACGCTCAAGATCGCGAAGGACTACGATCTCGTGATCATCCACACGAGCACGCCGTCGTTCCCGACCGACGCGATGTTCGCGGAAGACCTGAAGAAGATGAAGCCGTCGATGCTGGTCGGCATGGTCGGCGCGAAGGTGGCGGTCGATCCGCACAACTCGCTGACCGCGACGGAAGCGATCGACTTCGTCTGCCGCGAGGAATTCGACTACACGTGCAAGGACATCGCCGAAGGCAAGCCGTTTTCCGAGATCCTCGGGATGAGCTACCGCGCGAAGGACGGCTCGATCGAGCACAACGGCCCGCGTCCGATGATCGAGAACATGGACGAGCTGCCGTTCGTCGCGCCCGTCTACAAGCGCGATCTCAAGATCGACAACTACTTCATCGGCTACCTGAACTACCCGTACGTGTCGATCTACACGGGCCGCGGCTGCCGCTCGAAGTGCACGTTCTGCCTGTGGCCGCAGACGGTCGGCGGCCATCGCTACCGCACGCGCTCGGTCGAGAGCGTGCTCGCGGAAGTGAAGTGGATCCGCGACAACATGCCGGAAGTGAAGGAGATCATGTTCGACGACGACACGTTCACCGACTTCAAGCCGCGCGTCGAGGAGATCGCACGCGGGCTCGGCAAGCTCGGCGTCACGTGGTCGTGCAACGCGAAGGCGAACGTGCCGTACTCGACGCTCAAGATCATGAAGGAAAACGGCCTGCGCCTGTTGCTGGTCGGCTACGAATCGGGCGACGACCAGATCCTCCTGAACATCAAGAAGGGCCTGCGCACCGACATCGCGCGCCGCTTCAACGAGGACTGCCGCAAGCTCGGCATCAAGATCCACGGCACCTTCATCCTCGGCCTGCCGGGCGAGACGAAGGACACGATCAAGAAGACGATCGAGTACGCGAAGGAAATCAATCCGCACACGATCCAGGTGTCGCTCGCCGCGCCGTACCCGGGCACGCGCCTCTACGAGCAGGCGATCGAGAACGGCTGGCTCGCGGAGAACAAGACGATCAACCTCGTCAGCAAGGAAGGCGTGCAGCTCGCCGCGATCGGCTATCCGCACCTGTCGCGCGAGGAGATCTACCACCACCTCGAGCACTTCTATCGCGAGTTCTATTTCCGGCCGTCGAAGATCTGGGAAATCGTCCGCGAAATGCTGACGAGCTGGGAGATGATGAAGCGCCGTCTGCGCGAAGGCGTCGAATTCTTCCGTTTCCTGCGCGCGCATGAGGCTTGAACGGTGGCGGGTCCCGACGCGGCGCCGCGCGCGCTGATCTTCACGGCGGACGATTTCGGCCTGCATCCGCGGGTCAATGCGGCCGTCGAGCGCGCGCACCGGGACGGTGTGCTCGCGGCCGCGAGCCTGATGGTCGGCGCGCCCGCCGCGCGTGATGCGGTCGAGCGCGCGAAGCGCCTGCCGTCGCTCGCGGTCGGCCTGCACGTCGTGCTCGCCGACGGGCCCGCGACGCTGCCCGCAAGCGACATCCCGGCGCTCGTCGGCCCCGACGGCCGCTTCGGCGACGCGATGGCGAAGGACGGTTGCCGCTTCTTCTTCCTGCCGCACGTGCGCGCGCAGCTGCGCCGCGAAATCCGTGCGCAGTTCGAAGCGTTCGCGGCGACCGGGCTCACGCTCGATCACGTGAACACGCACAAGCATTTCCATCTGCATCCGACCGTGCTGTCGATGATCATCGACATCGGCCGCGAATTCGGGCTGCGCGCGGTGCGACTGCCGTACGAGCCGTCGACGCCGTTCTGGCTGAAGCCGTGGATCGGGCTCGTGCGCGCGCGGCTCGATCGCGCGGGGATCGCGCACAACGACTACGTCGTCGGCATCGAGCACACGGGCGCGATGGACGAAGCGGTGCTGCTCGACGCGCTCGCGAAGCTGCCGGGGGGCGTCGGCGAAATCTACTGCCATCCGGCGGAGGCGGGCGACGGGCCGGTCACGCCGTCGATGCGCGACTACCGGCCGGCCGACGAGCTCGCCGCGCTGCTGTCGCCGCGCGTCGCGGCCGCGGTGGAGGCGGCGGGCGTCGCATGCGGCGGCTTCGCCGACGTGTTCGGCGGCGGCGCGCGTGCGCGCATGCCGCGCGGCGCGCGGATCACCGGAGCGCAGCCGTCATGACCCGCTGGATCAAATGGCTCGGCTGGCCGCTCGGGATCGCGATCCTGCTCGCGCTCGTCGTGCACGAGGGTGTCGGCGACGTCGTTCGCGTGATCGGCCAGGCCGGTTTCGCGCTGCTGTGGCTCGTGCCGTTCCACGGGCTGCCGCTGCTGCTCGACGCGCACGCGTGGCGTCTGCTGCTCGACAAGCGCGCGTCGCTGCCGTTCCTCTGGTGGATCGCGACCGTGCGCGAGGCGGTGAACCGGCTGCTGCCCGTCGTTGGCGTCGGCGGCGAGATCGTCGGCATCCGGCTCGCGCGCTGGCGCGTGCCCGACGCGAGCCGCGTGACGGCGTCGGTGATCGTCGAGGTGCTCGTGACGATCGCCGTCCAGTACGCGTTCGCCGCGCTCGGCCTCGTGCTGCTCCTGATCGCGACGCAGGAGAGCGTCGGCGCGAGGACGATCGGCGTCGCGCTCGTGCTGTCGCTGCCGATGCCCGTGCTCGCGTTCGTGCTGATGCGCCGCGGCGGAGTCTTCCATGCGATCGAGCGCTTCGCGAGCCGGCTGCTCGGCGATTCGCACCGGCTGCTGCAAGGCGTCGACGGCAAGCGCCTCGACGCCGACATCGACGCGCTGATGTCGCGCGCGGGCCTGCTGTTCCGCGCGTTCTTCTGGCAGCTGGCGGGCTATGTTGTCGGCGCGCTCGAGATCTACTGGGCGCTCGCGCTGCTCGGCCATCCGGTGTCGATCGGCGGCGCGGTCGCGATCGAGGCGATGACGCAGGCGGTGCGCCACGCGGCGTTCATGGTGCCGGGCGGCCTGGGCGTCCAGGAGGCGACCGTCGTGCTGCTCGCGCAGATGTTCGGCGTCGACCGCGAGACGGCGCTGTCGCTCGCGCTCGTCAAGCGCGCGCGCGAGCTGCTGTTCGGCGCGCTTGCGCTCGGCTCGTGGCAGCTCGTCGAGTTGTCGCGCACGCGGCGGCGGATTCGCAACCATGCGCGGCGCGCGGCCCGCGTGGCGGCCGCCGGTGCACAGCGCGAGCGCGAGGTCGAATCGTTGCCATGACGGCGCGGTTGAGCGGCGGGGCGCTTTTTCTTCGGGATGTTGGCTCGCCGATCTAATGATTCGCTGATCTGGCGGCTCGAAGGCTCGAAGGCTCGAAGGCTCGAAGAGGCCGACCGCGGGCCGCTGCGCGCCGAGCGCCGCGCCGCACGAGGCGGCGACACGGCGCGCATGCTTCGAGCGCTGCGTCGAGTCCCGCTTCGGCGCACGACAGCCGCAGTGCGGTATGCTTGCGCGCGTGTTCGATGTTGCGCGCAAGCCGCGCCGTTTCCCGATGACGATGTTCCGATTCCGTATCCTTCCTGTCGCGTTGCTCGGCGCGGCGCTCGCGCTCGCCGGCTGCGACGATCAGCAAAGCGAGCAGACCGTGCAGCGATTCAAGGATTTCTTCAACGCGATCAAACCCGCGCCGCTGTTCCTCAAGGGGCTCACGCCCGGCGTGACGACCGAGGCCGAGATCCGCAGCCAGATGGGGCGTCCCGAGACCGAGCGGGTCTATACGGACGGCTCGAAGCGGCTCGAATATCCGCGCGGCCCGATGGGCAACGAGACCTACATGGTCGACATCGACGCGAACGGCCGCTTCACCGCGGCGACGCAAGTGCTGACGGCCGCGAACTTCGCGAAGATCCGGCCGGGCATGACGGAGGACGAGGTGCGGCGGCTGCTCGGCAAGCCGACCGAGGTCGCGCGCTATCCGCTCAAGCCGGAGACGGTGTGGAGCTGGCGCTGGCTCGAGGATGGCGTCAATCAGGATGCGTTCTTCAACGTTCATTTCGGGCCGGACGGGATCGTCTATACGACCTCGCGCTCGGACATTCTGAAGGGGCACTGAGCGACGCAGCGAAGCGGGGCTCCGAAGGACGGTTCACCGCGGTCGGCGCTTTATTCCGCGGCGCATTGGTGCATCGGTGTACATCCGTCGCGCCTGCGAGCGCCCAGACGCGTGCGCAAGTGCGTGCCGCGGCTCGCCGGTTCCGCTGCGTGCAACGCCCCGGCGGCTGACGCGTGAAGATCTCTGCTCGTCGCTGGCGCTCGCAAGCGCTCTCGAACGGCGTGTCGGCGCTCGGCGTTACTCGTCGCCGGGCGCAATCGGCCTGTCAGTGGACCGGCGGCGCTTGCAGGCTCGGGCCTTCATCTTTCCGCTTGGTCTTCGCGCAGCCGCGTTCCTCGCCTACGGCCGCGCTACGCGGCCACCGACCGTCGAAGCTGTTCCCGGCCATTCCCCGCCATCGTGCGCCGCCGCGAAACGCCCGCTGCCGCCGCTTGCCCGCCGCCCATCGTCTCTATCGCAAAAGCGACTCGAAACTTGCAAAAAAGCGGCGCACGGCGCGCGGCCGGCAACGTCCGGAACCGATGTTTACCCCGCTAAAACAGTGCTGTGCGCACGCTCCGCGTCGGCGCCGGCGTGATATTGCAACGCAGCATTCCGCGCGACCGCCATTTGAGCCGTTTTTTTTCGCTTGCGACTATCCGCGTCAAACCGGCGCAGCCGTCCGTGCGCCATTCCCATCACGATCACGGAGACAAGCGTGTTCCTATACGGCTTCGGTCCGCTCATCTGGGCCGGCACCGTGCAGACGATCGAGCTGTCGGTGCTGTCGCTCGCGGCCGCGATCGCGCTCGGCCTCATCGGCGCGGTGGCGAAGCTCTCGCACAATCGCGTGCTGCGCGCGATCGCGACGGGCTACACGACGCTCATCCGCTCAGTGCCCGATCTCGTGCTGATGCTGTTGCTCTTCTACAGCATCCAGATCTGGCTCAACCAGTTCACCGACCTGATGAGCTGGGATCAGATCGACATCGATCCGTTCGTCGCGGGCGTGCTCACGCTCGGCTTCATCTACGGCGCGTACTTCACCGAGACGTTTCGCGGCGCGTTCCTGTCGGTGCCGCGCGGCCAGCTCGAAGCGGGCAGCGCGTACGGCATGAGCGGGATGCGCGTGTTCGCGCGGATCATGTTTCCTCAGATGATGCGCTTCGCGCTGCCCGGCATCGGCAACAACTGGCAGGTGCTCGTGAAGGCGACCGCGCTCGTGTCGATCATCGGCTTGGCCGACGTCGTGAAGGCCGCGCAGGACGCGGGCAAGAGCACGTTCAACATGTTCTTCTTCATCCTCATCGCGGCGCTCATTTATCTCGCGATCACGACGGTCTCCAATCTCGTGCTCAAGCAGCTCGAGAAGCGTTATTCCATCGGCGTGAGGCACGCGGAACTATGATCGAGATTCTCCAGGAATTCGGGCGCGCGTTCTTCTACTGGGACGGCCAGCGCATGTCGGGGCTTGCGGTCACGCTGTGGCTGCTCGTCGCGTCGCTCGCGATCGGCTTTCTCTGCGCGGTGCCGCTCGCGGTCGCGCGGGTGTCGAAGAATCGCTGGCTGTCGACGCCCGTGCGCTTCTACACGTACGTGTTCCGCGGCACGCCGCTCTACGTGCAACTGCTCCTCATCTACACGGGGATGTACAGCCTCGCGTTCGTTCGCGATCATGCGTTCCTCGATGCGTTCTTCCGAAGCGGCTTCAACTGCGCGATCCTCGCGTTCGCGCTCAACACCTGTGCGTACACGACCGAGATCTTCGCGGGCGCGATCCGCGCGATTCCGCACGGCGAAGTCGAGGCGGCGCGCGCGTACGGGATGAGCCCGTTCACGATGTACCGCCGGGTGATCCTGCCGTCTTCGCTGCGTCGCGCGTTGCCGCTTTACAGCAACGAGGTGATCCTGATGCTGCACGCGACGACGGTCGCGTTCACGGCGACCGTGCCCGACATCCTGAAAGTCGCGCGCGACGCGAATTCGGCGACGTACATGGCGTTCCAGTCGTTCGGAATCGCCGCGCTCATCTATCTTGCGGTATCGTTCGCACTCGTCGCGGCCTTTCGCCGGGCGGAGCGCCACTGGCTCGCGTATCTCGCGGCCGGCCGTCATTGATTTCATTCCAGGGAGAGCCAGTTGGCAGAGACCACGACCACGAACGCCGCGTGCAAGCTCGAGGCGCGGGACATCCACAAGCGCTACGGCGACAACGAGGTGCTGAAGGGCGTGTCGCTGAACGCGAAGGCGGGTGACGTCATCAGCATCATCGGCGCGAGCGGTTCGGGCAAGAGCACGTTTCTGCGCTGCATCAACTTCCTCGAGCGGCCGAACGCGGGTCAGATCGTCGTCGATGGCGAGACGGTGCGCACGAAGGCCGATCGCGCGGGCAATCTCGAAGTCGCCGACCACAAGCAGTTGCAGCGGATCCGCACGAAGCTCGCGATGGTGTTCCAGCACTTCAATCTGTGGGCGCACATGAACGTGCTCGAGAACGTGATGGAAGCGCCCGTGCATGTGCTCGGGCTGTCGCGGCGCGAGGCCGAGGAGCGCGCGCGCGAATACCTCGAGAAAGTGGGGCTGGCGCCGCGCGTCGAGAAGCAGTATCCGTCGCACCTGTCGGGCGGCCAGCAGCAGCGCGTCGCGATCGCGCGCGCGCTGGCGATGCATCCCGACGTGATGCTGTTCGACGAGCCGACGTCGGCGCTCGACCCGGAACTCGTCGGCGAAGTGCTGAAGGTGATGCAAAAGCTCGCCGAAGAAGGCCGGACGATGATCGTCGTTACGCACGAGATGGGTTTCGCGCGCAACGTGTCGAACCATGTGATGTTCCTGCACCAGGGGCGCACCGAGGAAGAGGGCGATCCGGCCGACGTGCTCGCGCGCCCGCGTAGCGAGCGCCTGAAGCAGTTCCTGTCCGGCAGCCTCAAGTAACGGCCGACGCGGCAGGTCGTGACGTCCGTGAATCGTCCAGCCAGTCCCGCCCGCACGATACAGGTGGCGATTGTCGCGTTGCCGCCCGTGTCGATGTCGGGCGTGGGGCCGATCGTCGACGCGTTGAATCTCGCGAACGAGATCGACGGGCGCCTCCTGTACCGCTGGCAGGTGTGCTCGTGGGACGGCCGCGCGGTGCCGCTCGCGGGCGGCGCGCAATGGCACGCGGACGCCGCGTTCAACGACGCGATCGTCTGCGACTGGCTGATCGTCGTCAGCGAGCGGTTCCAGCAGTTCGCCGACTACCGGCTCTTTCTCGCGAGCCTGTCGCGCGTCGGCCAGCGCACGCCGGTCGTGACGGGCATCCATCACGGCGTGTGGTGGCTCGCGATGGCGGGGCAACTGTCGGGCTACCGGGTGAGCGTGAACTGGGAGACGTACCAGCAGTTCGCCG
Proteins encoded in this region:
- a CDS encoding HpnL family protein — its product is MTRWIKWLGWPLGIAILLALVVHEGVGDVVRVIGQAGFALLWLVPFHGLPLLLDAHAWRLLLDKRASLPFLWWIATVREAVNRLLPVVGVGGEIVGIRLARWRVPDASRVTASVIVEVLVTIAVQYAFAALGLVLLLIATQESVGARTIGVALVLSLPMPVLAFVLMRRGGVFHAIERFASRLLGDSHRLLQGVDGKRLDADIDALMSRAGLLFRAFFWQLAGYVVGALEIYWALALLGHPVSIGGAVAIEAMTQAVRHAAFMVPGGLGVQEATVVLLAQMFGVDRETALSLALVKRARELLFGALALGSWQLVELSRTRRRIRNHARRAARVAAAGAQREREVESLP
- the bamE gene encoding outer membrane protein assembly factor BamE domain-containing protein — its product is MTMFRFRILPVALLGAALALAGCDDQQSEQTVQRFKDFFNAIKPAPLFLKGLTPGVTTEAEIRSQMGRPETERVYTDGSKRLEYPRGPMGNETYMVDIDANGRFTAATQVLTAANFAKIRPGMTEDEVRRLLGKPTEVARYPLKPETVWSWRWLEDGVNQDAFFNVHFGPDGIVYTTSRSDILKGH
- a CDS encoding ABC transporter permease; the protein is MFLYGFGPLIWAGTVQTIELSVLSLAAAIALGLIGAVAKLSHNRVLRAIATGYTTLIRSVPDLVLMLLLFYSIQIWLNQFTDLMSWDQIDIDPFVAGVLTLGFIYGAYFTETFRGAFLSVPRGQLEAGSAYGMSGMRVFARIMFPQMMRFALPGIGNNWQVLVKATALVSIIGLADVVKAAQDAGKSTFNMFFFILIAALIYLAITTVSNLVLKQLEKRYSIGVRHAEL
- a CDS encoding ABC transporter permease, with protein sequence MIEILQEFGRAFFYWDGQRMSGLAVTLWLLVASLAIGFLCAVPLAVARVSKNRWLSTPVRFYTYVFRGTPLYVQLLLIYTGMYSLAFVRDHAFLDAFFRSGFNCAILAFALNTCAYTTEIFAGAIRAIPHGEVEAARAYGMSPFTMYRRVILPSSLRRALPLYSNEVILMLHATTVAFTATVPDILKVARDANSATYMAFQSFGIAALIYLAVSFALVAAFRRAERHWLAYLAAGRH
- a CDS encoding ABC transporter ATP-binding protein is translated as MAETTTTNAACKLEARDIHKRYGDNEVLKGVSLNAKAGDVISIIGASGSGKSTFLRCINFLERPNAGQIVVDGETVRTKADRAGNLEVADHKQLQRIRTKLAMVFQHFNLWAHMNVLENVMEAPVHVLGLSRREAEERAREYLEKVGLAPRVEKQYPSHLSGGQQQRVAIARALAMHPDVMLFDEPTSALDPELVGEVLKVMQKLAEEGRTMIVVTHEMGFARNVSNHVMFLHQGRTEEEGDPADVLARPRSERLKQFLSGSLK